The following proteins are encoded in a genomic region of Fusarium oxysporum f. sp. lycopersici 4287 chromosome 1, whole genome shotgun sequence:
- a CDS encoding DnaJ like subfamily B member 12, giving the protein MPSATASGADTGGSARSRDHKQGNQGRSFTPDQEAAVIRIRRCEATAFYDILNLSSVKDTCTEAEIKKAYRKLSLLTHPDKNGHPHADEAFKMVSRAFGILGDKEKREKFDKFGTDPDSRFASAQANNPFFNQRAGGGGMGRGGPMFQDDLTPEEMFARFFGGGGFGGGPFGAFDTGPQFVFNFGGGPGIRVHQFGGARPRTRPREADRGRQNEGNAFQTFLGLLPIILFFILPIITSFFSGETSTTSASGPRMVYDNPLHPYTEQRTTPNLNVNYYVNPDEVAQYSEKKLNKLDRTAEHQLLRHLKNECENELIYQRRLRDAAQGWFYQDPDKMALAQTYTMPSCERLQNLGVKV; this is encoded by the exons ATGCCCAGCGCAACGGCTTCCGGAGCTGATACGGGTGGCTCGGCTCGATCTCGCGATCATAAGCAGGGTAACCAGGGACGATCTTTCACCCCAGACCAAGAGGCAGCAGTCATTCGTATCCGAAGATGCGAGGCTACTGCGTTTTATGACATCCTAAATCTTTCGAGCGTCAAGGACACATGTACCGAGGCTGAAATCAAGAAGGCTTATCGGAAGCTGTCGCTTCTGACCCACCCTGACAAGAATGGACACCCTCATGCGGACGAGGCCTTCAAGATGGTCAGCCGAGCTTTTGGAATTCTAGGCgataaagagaagagggaaaagtTTGACAAGTTCGGCACAGATCCTGATAGTCGATTCGCCAGCGCCCAGGCGAACAACCCTTTCTTCAATCAACGAGCCGGTGGCGGTGGTATGGGTAGAGGTGGCCCGATGTTCCAGGATGACTTGACTCCGGAGGAGATGTTCGCCCGTTTCTTCGGTGGAGGcggctttggtggtggtcCATTCGGAG CCTTTGACACAGGTCCTCAATTTGTTTTCAACTTTGGAGGAGGTCCTGGAATCAGAGTTCATCAGTTTGGCGGAGCGAGGCCGAGAACGCGACCCCGAGAGGCCGATCGCGGTCGACAGAACGAAGGCAACGCTTTCCAAACGTTCCTGGGTCTACTACCCATCATCTTGTTCTTTATCCTGCCCATCATcacatccttcttctctggtgAGACTTCGACAACATCGGCATCAGGACCTCGCATGGTCTACGACAACCCCCTACATCCGTACACCGAGCAGCGCACGACACCGAATCTGAACGTCAACTACTACGTTAACCCCGACGAAGTTGCCCAATATTCTGaaaagaagctcaacaagctcgACCGTACAGCTGAACACCAGCTCTTGAGACACCTCAAGAATGAGTGTGAGAACGAGTTGATATACCAACGGAGATTGAGGGATGCTGCACAGGGCTGGTTCTACCAGGACCCCGACAAGATGGCACTCGCACAGACATACACAATGCCGTCTTGCGAGCGGCTGCAAAATCTTGGAGTGAAAGTCTAA
- a CDS encoding DnaJ like subfamily B member 12, with protein MPSATASGADTGGSARSRDHKQGNQGRSFTPDQEAAVIRIRRCEATAFYDILNLSSVKDTCTEAEIKKAYRKLSLLTHPDKNGHPHADEAFKMVSRAFGILGDKEKREKFDKFGTDPDSRFASAQANNPFFNQRAGGGGMGRGGPMFQDDLTPEEMFARFFGGGGFGGGPFGGPQFVFNFGGGPGIRVHQFGGARPRTRPREADRGRQNEGNAFQTFLGLLPIILFFILPIITSFFSGETSTTSASGPRMVYDNPLHPYTEQRTTPNLNVNYYVNPDEVAQYSEKKLNKLDRTAEHQLLRHLKNECENELIYQRRLRDAAQGWFYQDPDKMALAQTYTMPSCERLQNLGVKV; from the exons ATGCCCAGCGCAACGGCTTCCGGAGCTGATACGGGTGGCTCGGCTCGATCTCGCGATCATAAGCAGGGTAACCAGGGACGATCTTTCACCCCAGACCAAGAGGCAGCAGTCATTCGTATCCGAAGATGCGAGGCTACTGCGTTTTATGACATCCTAAATCTTTCGAGCGTCAAGGACACATGTACCGAGGCTGAAATCAAGAAGGCTTATCGGAAGCTGTCGCTTCTGACCCACCCTGACAAGAATGGACACCCTCATGCGGACGAGGCCTTCAAGATGGTCAGCCGAGCTTTTGGAATTCTAGGCgataaagagaagagggaaaagtTTGACAAGTTCGGCACAGATCCTGATAGTCGATTCGCCAGCGCCCAGGCGAACAACCCTTTCTTCAATCAACGAGCCGGTGGCGGTGGTATGGGTAGAGGTGGCCCGATGTTCCAGGATGACTTGACTCCGGAGGAGATGTTCGCCCGTTTCTTCGGTGGAGGcggctttggtggtggtcCATTCGGAG GTCCTCAATTTGTTTTCAACTTTGGAGGAGGTCCTGGAATCAGAGTTCATCAGTTTGGCGGAGCGAGGCCGAGAACGCGACCCCGAGAGGCCGATCGCGGTCGACAGAACGAAGGCAACGCTTTCCAAACGTTCCTGGGTCTACTACCCATCATCTTGTTCTTTATCCTGCCCATCATcacatccttcttctctggtgAGACTTCGACAACATCGGCATCAGGACCTCGCATGGTCTACGACAACCCCCTACATCCGTACACCGAGCAGCGCACGACACCGAATCTGAACGTCAACTACTACGTTAACCCCGACGAAGTTGCCCAATATTCTGaaaagaagctcaacaagctcgACCGTACAGCTGAACACCAGCTCTTGAGACACCTCAAGAATGAGTGTGAGAACGAGTTGATATACCAACGGAGATTGAGGGATGCTGCACAGGGCTGGTTCTACCAGGACCCCGACAAGATGGCACTCGCACAGACATACACAATGCCGTCTTGCGAGCGGCTGCAAAATCTTGGAGTGAAAGTCTAA
- a CDS encoding hypothetical protein (At least one base has a quality score < 10): protein MKRRSHLCHPGNPTLQTQPSSWRASRDPIDGKTETYQIKNIQWHDSTSSKNPRISPILIQNANGPCPLVALVNALTMTTPADVEDTALVQTLRSREQVSLNLLLDAVFDELMSPRRTSSEDALPDVGDLYAFLQSLHTGMNVNPRFVPTESMINAYKRTSLTHLHPAERGDLIPGTFENTAEMGLYATFSIPLIHGWLPPKNEHAYEALERQAASYEDAQNLLFREEELEQKLSDPEGGLTEDEQQLYQDIVIIKEFLDNSATQLTPWGIEVIGKAIRPGTFAILFRNDHFSTLYCHPQSMQLVTLVTDAGFKSHDEIVWETLSDVNGGNTEYLSGDFRVVGSGGLAPSTSAGNYSNNDGGEWTTVQNRRGKGRHEDEPPMSPNAEQEDRDLALALQLQEEEEERHRAEEARRRRESMLSEQFIEQQAFQPGNATRGNHGGRGGRGGQPARGAPRGGGVTRGATGLVPGRNSSVSAPTTNTTNAQPRIPAQRVRSLIPAQPPRPPVSRPADEAADDAPPSYEQSAHDRTYQPPVGHPSHPNSSPTISRQTTAASVNSSMPVGQRPFGQSAGRRPSGPGVGVSGGGQRERDCIVM, encoded by the coding sequence ctgaagaggagaagccaCCTTTGCCACCCAGGCAATCCAACACTACAAACTCAACCGTCAAGTTGGAGAGCATCCAGAGACCCGATCGACGGAAAGACGGAGACCTATCAGATTAAGAATATACAATGGCACGACTCGACCTCGTCAAAGAACCCACGAATATCCCCAATCTTGATTCAGAATGCAAACGGGCCTTGTCCTCTTGTTGCTCTGGTCAACGCACTAACCATGACAACACCTGCCGATGTCGAAGATACTGCACTTGTGCAAACCCTTCGCTCAAGAGAACAAGTCAGTTTGAATTTGCTCCTGGACGCTGTTTTTGACGAACTCATGTCACCACGAAGAACCAGTTCTGAAGATGCATTGCCAGATGTTGGAGATTTGTATGCCTTCTTGCAAAGTTTACATACCGGCATGAACGTCAACCCGCGATTTGTCCCTACAGAGAGTATGATAAATGCTTACAAGCGTACATCGTTGACACATTTACATCCTGCTGAGCGAGGAGACTTGATCCCAGGAACCTTTGAGAATACGGCTGAAATGGGGTTATATGCCACGTTCTCGATTCCGTTGATTCATGGATGGCTACCACCAAAGAACGAACATGCATATGAAGCGCTGGAGCGACAAGCCGCATCATACGAGGACGCACAGAATCTCCTttttcgagaagaagagctcgaaCAGAAGTTGTCTGACCCTGAAGGTGGACTCACAGAGGATGAGCAGCAACTTTACCAAGATATTGTCATAATCAAGGAATTTTTAGATAATTCCGCGACCCAACTTACGCCTTGGGGCATTGAAGTTATCGGTAAAGCCATTCGGCCTGGTACGTTTGCCATTCTTTTCCGAAATGATCATTTCAGTACGCTGTACTGTCATCCGCAGTCGATGCAGCTCGTCACGCTTGTGACAGACGCGGGATTCAAGTCTCATGATGAAATCGTATGGGAGACACTATCAGATGTCAATGGTGGCAACACCGAATATCTTTCAGGAGACTTCCGGGTTGTGGGATCTGGCGGTCTTGCTCCTTCGACAAGTGCAGGAAACTACTCCAATAACGATGGCGGAGAATGGACGACAGTACAGAATCGAAGGGGAAAGGGGCGACATGAGGATGAACCCCCAATGAGCCCCAATGCTGAACAGGAAGATAGAGATTTGGCCCTCGCATTGCAATTacaagaggaggaagaggaacgACATAGAGCAGAGGAGGcacgaagacgaagagagAGCATGCTTTCAGAGCAGTTTATCGAGCAACAAGCCTTTCAACCAGGAAATGCAACACGTGGCAACCATGGAggtagaggaggaagaggcggACAACCTGCAAGAGGAGCCCCACGAGGTGGAGGCGTCACCAGAGGAGCCACTGGACTTGTTCCAGGACGCAACAGCTCCGTCAGCGCACCCACCACAAACACAACCAACGCACAGCCCAGAATACCCGCCCAAAGAGTGCGATCTCTCATACCAGCTCAACCACCGAGACCACCTGTGTCACGACCAGCGGATGAAGCAGCAGACGATGCGCCGCCTTCCTACGAGCAGTCAGCGCACGACAGAACGTATCAGCCGCCGGTCGGACACCCGAGTCACCCGAACAGCAGCCCTACGATATCGAGGCAGACTACTGCTGCGAGCGTGAATTCGTCAATGCCAGT